Sequence from the Raphanus sativus cultivar WK10039 unplaced genomic scaffold, ASM80110v3 Scaffold0780, whole genome shotgun sequence genome:
TGTTATCTATTATGTAGAGTATACAATTAGATATACACGAAAAAGCAACTCATTATACTCTTGAAACCCTAAAGTATGGGGTTTCTTTAAAGGCACGGCTAAGAGTTGAACTACCAAGCCTTCTTTCACACACCAACTATGGATAAAAATACACAAGACAAAATGATTAGTGGCAGTAATGTGATTATAAAGACCATTATAAGGGCACATATGTCAATATTTCTCCACTCCTCAATGCCTACATAAACCCACCCACCTCTCCATGTAAATTAAACACCCAAAAcctcaaaacaaaaaacaaaataaagactAGTAAGATGGCAAGGCAGCTTTACACGATGTCGTTTCTTCACTTAGCCACCTTACTCTTCATTTTCCGAACAATCTCAGCCGTCGGTTTCCCTCCGGCGCCACCAACAACAACCAACCACCTAGATTTCATCCGTACGAGCTGCAACGCGACGCTCTACCCTGACGTCTGTTTCACGTCGCTTGCTGGCTACGCCTCCGCCGTGCAAGACAATCCTGCGAGGCTAGCCAAGCTCGCCATCGGCGTCTCCCTCTCCCGCGCAAAACACACGGTGTCTTACCTCTCAAAACTCTCCCGCGCCGCCGCCTCTGCCTCCCCCGCCGTCCACGACTGCGTTTCCAACGTGGGAGACGCCGTGGAGCAGATGCACGGCTCGCTCCAGCAGCTCAGAGAGATGAACCACCGCCGTCCCGGAGCTCCGGCGTTTCGGTTTCAGATGAGTAACGTGCAGACGTGGATGAGCGCGGCGCTGACGGACGAGGAGACGTGCACGGATGGGATCACGGAGGAGATGGAAGAGGGAGAGACGAAGACGGCCGTTTGCGAGAGAGTCGCCGACGTGAAGAGGTTCACGAGCAATGCGCTTGCTCTAGTCAACACATACGCCAATAACGGAGCCTAGCACTAGGCCATTTCTACGAAGCTAATTAAGCTATATATAAATACTTGTGTATATgtataactataatatataatcGATATGTTTAGATTTTGTGTGTATTCGAGGCTATGGAATCGAGTTTTTACTGAGTTGGAACTCCGAGCTTGTGTGTTGCATTAAGCTAAGTTTAGTTGccttttaaaccaaaacaaagtttGATTGTATTAGCAGATGTCGATCGTAtgtgtttattatataaatgatggAGAAAATAGATCAATTATAGGTCTTTTCATGAACATGGATGAATTTGGACATATATCGAGAGTTGTAACCCGTGAGATGACTAGAAACACCTGACCCCCCTAAGTTTGTCTATTTTGTGGcctattcaatttttttacgAAAGCAACATCTTGGGATCACGGAGATGCCAATGTACAAATTCACAAAGTTTCTTTTGTTATTATAGATGTGAAAATTTCTTAGAGATGATACATTTATATGAATACAAGTATAAAAAAGTGTGTATCATTCTAGAATATCAAcacaaaaaatagaaatattcgTTAGTATAAGttcgaataaaaaataaaatgttcgATCAATTTCCACGAGTGATACTACTTGTACTATTTTTGTCGTGATATGTTACACCAttattataatcattttaaatatcTGATTTATACGAAATGATGTAATGAGAAAATGGTATGTCGACCTGATTCAGTAGACAAAAATGTAACGACGTGGAGGCTACATAAACAATCAAAGCTGTCAAATAGAACCTTTAGCTATAGTAACAGATTGATCAAGAAAACGCAAGCTCAATCAAAGCCGTCATCAGTCCAaggaaaacacacacaaaaaaaagagagagttaaGAATCACAAGAGTGATGCTCATTTGGAAACCGGAACAATTCGAAAGGATTAAGATTAGTCCATTAACGTAAGATCTCAATTAAACAAACGACAATGTCCGACCACATCATCAAGGATAAACTTAACTTATAAATAAATGACTTGGTTTTTAATCCTCGTGCAAAGTTCCCAAGACATCCTCATCACGGAAGAGATGGTACCTATAATTCAAGTAACAAAAGCCAGTTTACTTTTTGTCCAATTCTACATTCGAATTCAAGTATGTTGTTAAATTTGCTGATCAGAGCTTTTCTAACTCCTCAGacattttcaaaatctaattgATCTATACAATCAATGGAAGAGGTGGGTCTAACTTACTCCTTCTCGCCGAGCTTGACCTCAGTACCGCCGTATTCCGGAAGAAGAACGGTGTCGCCTTCCTTAACCGAGACCGGAATCAATTTCCCGTCCTTATCTCTCGAACCGGGCCCCACTGCTATCACCTTGCCTGATTTCAGCTGTAAAATCATCCGGAAAACGCTTTTCAGATCTTTCGAGGCCAAATCGGAAGATCAGATCgtgaaaagaataaaataaacagTCTAACCTTGGAGGCTTTCTCAGGGAGGAGGATGCCGCTTTCGGTTTTAGCAGGCTGGATGACTCTCTGCACAAGAATGCGGTTGAACGTTGGGACCAGACGCTTCATCATTTCTCTCTATTCTTCTCTCACTCAAGGGGGATGGGTCGAGATTCGATCGGTAGAAGACGGAATGTTCTGGATCGTAGGGTTTTAGAGGACATAGAGAAAAGGGCCAAGGGGTTTAGTAGAATCATTCGTACTTATTTGGGCCTGTAATATTATCCATGATTATTTAATGGGCCTAGCCCGTTTTAATACATAAACGTTGTTGATAAATGTTGTAAAAGTGGAAATAAGTGAGCCAATCATGGAGTTGGTTGGACATGAGATCAAGTCAAGGCTGAcacttatttgataaaaaagGTATGTATGCTGTACGCATAATAAACTCCATTATGTGCTTCAGCTGGATGATCTGTAAGTTTGTGTGACTATTATGTTGAGAAAGCGTAGACAGAGGTTGGCATTTTGTTCGGACAGAGGTGGGCATTTGATTAAAGGTTGTACTTTTGGTAAAACGCTTGAACCTTGAGAATTTTACTCCCACAGACACATTTCAAGTTCTCAATAACACGTACAGACACTTTGATTTTTGCACACACTTTCTCTCTGCGAAATGACTAACATGACCCTTATTTACACACTCTTTCCTTTGCCTAACTAAATCAACTCTAAGCTCTCCATATTACCGACCCATCCTAACTAGTTAATGTCTAGTTCGAAaccaaataaaatgtttgtattTCCTAtttcaaaaacaattaaactttctttctcctcttctttttgGCCATTGTTTCTTTCCTCTGTAACACAGATCTGATTTCTCTCATCTATAACACAAAATAgatctgatttatttttctcatttgtAACACGTTCTCTATCATGGCGTTTTTGGTGAAGCTCTCCAGTTTGCTCGATCTGAAACTGCTCCGCCGGATTATCCTCTCCATCTCTTCATCCTTAACCATTGGTGAGTCACACCATGAATCTAGAAACCCCAATCTATTCTCAATCGTGACTCTCTGTTCCTAATTTAAAAGATATATCTAACTGATTCATATATGAACAATTAATTTCTTgcctgatttttttattttagtttcaagatctaattttaaattgaaGATGTTGAAAGTTGTGGTAGAGAAACGGTTGATACCTCAATGGATGCAATGGTGGAAGACGTGAGGGTGAAAACAGTGGTGGAGATGGTGATGGATGACGTGGTGGTGGATGCTATGTTGGTAGATGTGGATACAAATGTGAAAAACGTGAGGAGgaagaggtggtggtggatgCCGTGATAGTGGATGCTATGGTAGTGTATGTGGATACAGAGATGGAAGATGTGAGAAAGAGGAGGTGGTGGTAGATGCCTTAGTTGTTGATGCTGTGGCGGTGGATGTAAACATGGAGATGAAAGCCGTGAGAAAGAGAAAGTGGTCGTAGATGTCGTGGTGGTGGATGTTGTGGTGGTGGATGGAGATACATAGGTAGAAGACGTAAGGAGGAAGAAGTGGTGGTGGATACCGTGTTGGTGGATATTGTGGTGGTGGATGTAGATACAGAGGTAGAATACGTGAGGAGCagaaggtggtggtggtgaggtTTACAGACAATCTCAACATtcaagatttatttttttgattcaaaagCATCTACACTCTTCTCATCTCACCAACTACGACTTCCGTCACTCTCTCATCGATATTCTACTGATCATCATCATTAAATACGTTGTTATACAACATGTTTGTCCACAATCTTCTATCCACAAACATATATGTCCACAAACTTCTATCCACGACTCTCCTATCCACAACATATTTATGCACATCTGCTTTTACAGAGCTTCGTAAAAATAGAGCCTAtaaaaaacagattttttttatcttaactCATCTTTTATTTGAGTAGGAGCcaactctcttcctctctcACTTTAGTCCTCAGATCTGAAAACCAAAACAAGTTTTCACGAAAATTAAGAGAAATTAATGTCTTACCCTACTTTCAACAACATCGTATCTTTCAACAGATAGTAGATCAAGTATATGAGAAGTTAGTAAATAATCTCATGTTATTGATCTTTCTTTTGTCCATCAATTGCTTTGTCCACACATATAGTGTCCACATATTTATGCATGTACACAAATCCAACGCCTCAAAACAATTCACTTTTTTTATACACCTATTTTTTCACTTTAACCTTTATCATTTATTGTAACTAAACACAATCTAAACACAAACttagttttaatttattcatGTTACGATTATCTACTTAAAAGAGAAAGGAAAGAGACATTCCTTTTTACACAAAAAACAGGGTCATTTCTGTCCAGAAAAAGACAGCTGTCAAGAGAAAGTGTGCCAAAGAAACAATGTGTCTGTGAGAGTAAACAAAAGTTGGATTGTGTCTTTTTACGTAACTCTCTCTTGAACCTTTGGTAAAAATGTTATTGAAAATTAACGGGTTCTTGAATTTTAACTGGATGATTCGGTGATTCCACAGAATAAGGTTATGAATGGTACTATGTACTAGCTAGGCTGTGTCACTAAATAACGGTCTGGCTTTGTACGCACTTGTGTTACTGAATAACTGTCTGTTTCTGTACGGGCAATtgataattatgttttttttttccttttatgttgTCAGGTTCAATAGAGTACGCGATTGGTTTCTACATCTTCTAATCATCTTGCACATCGGATTATTACCTTACTGATTCTTCCTAGTTCCTTAGGATATAGGACAAACAAACCAAAAggttgattaaataaaaataaaaaattttaaagaaagaTTTGAAAAACATTAATTTGATGGATTAAGAAAAAGCATGTAATGGCGATTGGAGGCGGGATTGTGAAGGTTATtcaaagtgaagagtataaaataCTCTTAACACAAGAAAAGCACAGAGTAACCCGTACTATGAAGCCATTTCATCGTTATAGGAAAGAAGAGGCAAGGGCACCCCGTAGAAAACCTACAGGTATTTCAGAGCTATTTGATCAAATCTCTCCCCTTTTGATTTCAGCCTCTTTCTCCCAATTCATTCTTTTGGTGAAAAACATTCGCGTAAAacgagaaagaaaaaacaaatgagATTATAAACAACAATTTTTATGCACTGTCATTACAAGAGTTACTACATATGAGTAGAACAGAACCAAACTAAATGGAAACCTTAAAGAAAGACGGCTCTGCTTCTATCTGTAAAACTCGCAGCTTTATAATGCTATCGCGAGACAGCTAGGGCTGACGATAGTCACTGAAGCTGGACTTTAGACTAGTCAGCCCATTGGGCTTCACTGTTCATCGTTACGCTGATCTCCCCTCcattataatatagattttttaaaaattcaatggCTGCTAGCCTGCTACATTAAAGTATGAAATAAACACATGATTAATTAATCATAGTGTCACCGTCTTGTACTTTCTTTTgtattaaataatacataaacaATGGTGATGTCAatgtacatataaattattgGGTTGATACAATTATGAAGAGAGTGCTTTGCAGTTGACATTCAATTATATATTTCCAAACTAACTTCGACTTTGACCATCTCTTTTCCTAGTTTAAGAGTGTTTAATCATGCACGTAATTAATCTTCGATGTCCTTGTCTGTAAGACGTGTAACTGAAATCGAAAAGAAACGAGCGTGAAACTGGGAGGAACGTGACCCATGGTCCCATCAATGCTACGAAAAGCCAACGCGATAATTATTGttctttcttttctaaaatttcttAAAACCCCAAGTAAACCTTAATTAGCcaattttaatatcaaaatagtTCCTCTATAAATAACGTACCCATCCATCAACCTGTCACCTAAAagcaaacaagaagaaaaaaaaatggaaggCCTACTAATCTCATCGTCGTCGCTCAGGTTCCACCCGTTGACATCGTCGTCATAAAGGATCACCATAGGGATCAAGAAGAGAACACAAACGACCGTGTGTGGCGGCTACTACTACAGAGGAGGAAGAGTGGTGGACGAGAACATGGTGATCCTTAGGAAACGGATCCACGAGAGGAAGATGGTCGAACGAAACTACGAACCTCCTTCCCACTGGATGCAGTGGGAGAAACGTTTCTACTGCAACTACGACGCTAATATCTGTGcagctctctctcttctccaaaGTTTTCTAATGAACTCTCGTCCTAGCGTTGCGTTTGGAACGGTGCTTCTCCTCTTCGTCAGCGTCCCTGTCTCCACCGCTTTCTTTGCGTTTCGCATTCTTGATATTGTTCTTTGGCTTCTGGATGCCACTCCCGTAGGATGATATATATTTTGCCTTTTGATGTGTTAATAGTTTCTTTTCAAGAatgttctgtttttaaatacTAATAGACGATTCAGTTTTATCATTTACATCATGTCTCCCACGACTTACTTAGAAGTAGAGATGTTATTGTTGGTGGATCCAAGACAGAAAATACACACTTGAATCCATGTCTGTACAATTAGTCTCATGGATAATCCTTCCAAAAGA
This genomic interval carries:
- the LOC108819292 gene encoding 21 kDa protein-like, producing MARQLYTMSFLHLATLLFIFRTISAVGFPPAPPTTTNHLDFIRTSCNATLYPDVCFTSLAGYASAVQDNPARLAKLAIGVSLSRAKHTVSYLSKLSRAAASASPAVHDCVSNVGDAVEQMHGSLQQLREMNHRRPGAPAFRFQMSNVQTWMSAALTDEETCTDGITEEMEEGETKTAVCERVADVKRFTSNALALVNTYANNGA
- the LOC108820981 gene encoding 10 kDa chaperonin-like, with product MMKRLVPTFNRILVQRVIQPAKTESGILLPEKASKLKSGKVIAVGPGSRDKDGKLIPVSVKEGDTVLLPEYGGTEVKLGEKEYHLFRDEDVLGTLHED